One stretch of Marinobacterium iners DNA includes these proteins:
- a CDS encoding glycosyltransferase family 4 protein, whose protein sequence is MSRTVWVINQYASTPSTGVGGRHYYMAREMAKRGYNVYVIGSSAHHILREKPVVHDDFLLEEVDGFKFVWVKMPDYKDAHSKQRALNWFVFPWRFRKLIKFIKAKPDAILSSSPSLLSFVGAQWLAKKTKAKLVFEVRDIWPLTLTELGGFSLKHPFIRLMQWVEDKAYREADAVISNLKNSVEHMSSRGLDRAKFTWIPNGFSLEEVNQKEPLNIKAIDQLPKNKFIIGYTGTLGVANALDTLIDAADKLKDYSDIAFVMVGSGKEKPVLQGLVDNKGLENVFFVEPIPKVEIQSVLIRFDVCYIGLTKDPLFRFGVSPNKLFDYLYSGRPIIYGIDSGEYKPVSEAEAGLQIPAQNADKLSEAVLKLYQMTPAERAKMGENGRKVALDQYEYGQLAEKLAKVLFE, encoded by the coding sequence ATGAGTAGGACAGTTTGGGTTATTAACCAATACGCGTCTACGCCTTCAACAGGTGTTGGAGGACGCCATTACTATATGGCAAGGGAGATGGCTAAGCGTGGTTACAACGTTTATGTTATTGGCTCTTCGGCTCACCATATTCTGCGCGAAAAGCCAGTCGTCCACGATGACTTCTTACTTGAAGAGGTAGATGGATTTAAATTTGTTTGGGTAAAAATGCCCGATTATAAAGATGCACACAGCAAACAGCGTGCACTCAACTGGTTTGTCTTCCCTTGGCGCTTCAGAAAACTTATAAAGTTCATTAAAGCAAAACCTGATGCAATATTAAGCTCTTCACCGTCATTGTTATCGTTTGTTGGTGCGCAATGGCTGGCAAAAAAAACAAAAGCTAAGTTGGTGTTTGAAGTGCGTGATATTTGGCCTCTGACTTTAACGGAACTAGGTGGGTTTTCATTAAAGCATCCTTTTATTCGGTTAATGCAATGGGTTGAAGACAAAGCATATCGTGAGGCAGATGCGGTAATCTCAAACCTGAAAAATTCGGTTGAGCATATGTCTAGCCGAGGGCTGGATCGCGCCAAATTTACCTGGATACCCAATGGGTTTTCACTAGAAGAGGTGAATCAAAAAGAGCCGCTAAATATTAAAGCTATCGACCAGTTACCAAAGAATAAATTTATAATTGGCTATACAGGTACCTTAGGTGTTGCCAACGCGCTGGATACGTTGATTGATGCTGCAGATAAACTCAAAGACTATTCAGATATAGCTTTTGTTATGGTGGGTTCTGGTAAGGAAAAGCCAGTATTGCAAGGACTGGTTGATAATAAAGGCTTAGAGAATGTTTTTTTTGTTGAGCCAATACCCAAGGTTGAAATACAATCTGTGCTAATTCGGTTTGATGTCTGTTACATTGGTTTGACGAAAGACCCTCTATTCAGGTTTGGTGTTTCACCCAATAAGCTATTTGACTATCTTTACTCAGGTCGCCCCATTATTTATGGAATAGACTCAGGTGAGTACAAGCCTGTCTCAGAAGCTGAAGCAGGCTTACAAATACCCGCACAAAATGCAGATAAACTTTCCGAAGCAGTACTGAAGCTTTATCAAATGACACCCGCTGAAAGAGCAAAAATGGGTGAAAATGGTCGTAAAGTGGCACTTGATCAGTATGAATATGGTCAGTTGGCTGAGAAACTGGCAAAGGTACTATTCGAATAA
- a CDS encoding NeuD/PglB/VioB family sugar acetyltransferase, whose translation MKRLAILGASGHGKVVADVAECCGWHEVIFFDDAWPEVSHNGHWNVEGNSQSLAARLGDFTGVIVAIGDNGIRAEKLRWLLDMSAPVVTLTHPSAIVSQYAELGAGTVVMPSVVVNVSACIGEGVILNTGCSIDHDCSIGDCAHISPGARLAGGVQIGAHSWVGIGVCVKQLVHIGQQVTVGAGAVVVADLPDGVTAVGVPAKSI comes from the coding sequence GTGAAGCGTCTGGCAATTTTGGGTGCCAGTGGCCATGGCAAGGTAGTTGCCGACGTCGCCGAATGTTGCGGCTGGCATGAAGTCATATTCTTTGATGATGCATGGCCTGAGGTGTCGCATAACGGCCACTGGAACGTTGAGGGTAATAGCCAATCGCTGGCAGCGCGTCTAGGCGACTTTACCGGTGTAATCGTTGCAATTGGTGACAATGGCATTCGTGCTGAAAAGCTGCGCTGGCTGTTGGACATGTCAGCACCGGTTGTGACACTGACTCACCCGTCTGCCATTGTCAGTCAATATGCTGAGCTGGGCGCGGGCACTGTAGTGATGCCAAGTGTGGTGGTGAATGTATCAGCCTGCATCGGTGAGGGGGTGATTCTCAATACCGGTTGCAGTATTGATCATGATTGTAGCATTGGTGACTGTGCGCATATTAGCCCAGGGGCACGATTGGCGGGTGGTGTGCAGATAGGAGCACACAGTTGGGTTGGTATAGGAGTCTGTGTGAAACAGTTGGTCCATATTGGTCAGCAGGTTACAGTAGGTGCCGGTGCTGTAGTGGTGGCAGACCTGCCGGATGGCGTGACTGCAGTGGGTGTGCCTGCAAAGTCGATTTAA
- a CDS encoding DegT/DnrJ/EryC1/StrS family aminotransferase, with amino-acid sequence MLNGPFSPWPSFTEEEANAARDVLLSNKVNYWTGQEGRQFEREFADYVGAAYAIALANGTVALDLALNALGIGKGDEVIVTSRTFLASVSSIVNAGAVPVFADVDPDSQNITAESISEMITQRTRAIVCVHLAGWPCDMDPIMALAQQHGLYVIEDCAQAHGARYKGRAVGSIGHVGCWSFCQDKIMTTGGEGGMVTTNDKALWSKMWSFKDHGKNWEAVYERKHPPGFRWVHESFGTNWRMTEVQAVIGRIQLKSMPHWHETRLRYAQQIWGAAKKIPGLRVPEVPAHIEHGAYKCYVFVEGTAQRRDRIMQLINEHGVPCFSGSCSEVYLEKAFDGTGWRPEKPLPVAHQLGDTSLMFLVHPTLTQAEIDKTCTILAECMAAPKPLS; translated from the coding sequence ATGCTGAACGGACCGTTCTCCCCTTGGCCTTCCTTCACCGAGGAAGAGGCTAACGCGGCGCGTGATGTGTTGCTCTCCAATAAGGTTAATTACTGGACTGGGCAGGAGGGACGTCAGTTTGAGCGCGAGTTTGCTGATTATGTTGGTGCTGCGTACGCCATTGCGCTTGCCAACGGTACGGTCGCCCTTGATCTGGCGCTGAACGCACTCGGGATTGGAAAGGGTGATGAGGTGATCGTCACCTCACGTACTTTTCTAGCTTCTGTCTCCAGTATCGTCAATGCCGGTGCGGTACCGGTGTTTGCGGATGTGGATCCCGATAGCCAGAATATAACTGCTGAGTCCATTTCTGAGATGATTACGCAACGCACCCGTGCCATTGTTTGCGTGCATCTTGCCGGTTGGCCTTGTGATATGGACCCGATCATGGCGCTGGCGCAGCAGCATGGCCTGTATGTGATCGAGGATTGCGCCCAGGCGCATGGTGCTCGTTACAAGGGGCGTGCGGTTGGTTCAATCGGTCATGTTGGCTGCTGGTCATTTTGTCAGGACAAGATCATGACCACCGGTGGTGAGGGTGGTATGGTCACCACCAATGACAAAGCGCTCTGGTCAAAGATGTGGTCGTTCAAGGATCACGGTAAAAACTGGGAGGCGGTCTACGAGCGAAAGCATCCGCCGGGCTTCCGCTGGGTGCATGAGTCTTTTGGCACCAACTGGCGCATGACCGAGGTGCAGGCGGTGATTGGGCGCATCCAGCTTAAGAGCATGCCTCATTGGCATGAAACCCGTCTGCGCTATGCGCAGCAGATTTGGGGCGCGGCTAAAAAGATACCCGGGCTTCGTGTACCTGAGGTTCCTGCCCATATTGAGCATGGGGCATACAAATGCTACGTGTTCGTTGAGGGTACTGCGCAACGGCGTGATCGCATCATGCAGTTAATCAATGAGCACGGAGTGCCCTGTTTTTCGGGGTCTTGCTCAGAGGTGTATTTGGAAAAGGCATTTGACGGCACAGGCTGGCGTCCTGAGAAGCCTTTGCCTGTGGCCCACCAGTTGGGCGATACCAGCTTGATGTTCCTGGTTCATCCAACCCTGACCCAAGCCGAAATCGACAAAACCTGCACGATACTGGCAGAGTGCATGGCTGCTCCAAAACCTCTCAGTTGA
- the galE gene encoding UDP-glucose 4-epimerase GalE produces MIELKHEPGKMVLVTGGAGYIGSHTLVVLLAAGYRVVVLDNLCNSSSVALQRVEQITGQAVSFVEGDIRDAGLLDRLFAQYEISAVLHFAGLKSVAESVQTPLIYFDNNLSGSITLLRAMDRAGVFNLVFSSSATVYGETAMGPVDEAMPLGRAANPYGQTKQMVEQVLTELAERDTRWSVAILRYFNPVGAHKSGLIGEAPGGTPNNLLPYVTQVAAGQLASLPIYGTDYPTPDGTGIRDYIHVMDLAEGHLGALQAIQKSSGVHIWNLGTGQGYSVLEVIKTFEQVTGCTVPFYFEARRAGDIAVCFANPNKAFEQFGWRASFSLADMLADAWRWQQQHPKGYKAS; encoded by the coding sequence GTGATCGAATTAAAACATGAGCCCGGCAAAATGGTGCTGGTGACCGGTGGGGCGGGGTATATCGGTTCACATACGTTGGTTGTGTTGTTGGCGGCGGGTTACAGGGTTGTGGTACTTGATAACCTGTGTAACAGCTCGTCCGTTGCACTGCAGCGTGTTGAACAGATTACCGGGCAGGCCGTCAGTTTTGTTGAAGGCGATATTCGTGATGCCGGTTTACTGGACAGGCTGTTTGCGCAGTATGAGATTTCAGCCGTGCTGCACTTTGCGGGCTTGAAATCGGTCGCTGAAAGCGTACAAACCCCTCTGATCTATTTTGACAACAACCTCTCTGGCAGCATCACTTTGCTTAGGGCCATGGATCGCGCTGGCGTATTCAACTTGGTGTTCAGCTCGTCGGCTACGGTGTATGGCGAAACCGCGATGGGCCCGGTGGATGAAGCCATGCCATTGGGTAGGGCAGCCAACCCTTATGGCCAAACCAAGCAGATGGTTGAGCAGGTTTTGACTGAGCTTGCCGAGCGCGATACCCGTTGGTCTGTGGCGATTCTGCGCTATTTCAATCCGGTGGGGGCGCATAAGAGCGGGCTGATCGGCGAGGCACCGGGCGGAACGCCCAACAATTTGCTGCCCTATGTGACGCAAGTGGCTGCAGGCCAGTTGGCGTCTTTGCCGATTTATGGAACAGACTACCCAACACCGGATGGCACAGGTATCAGGGATTACATTCATGTGATGGATCTGGCCGAAGGGCATTTGGGTGCACTGCAGGCCATCCAGAAATCGTCGGGTGTCCATATCTGGAATCTCGGCACTGGTCAGGGCTACAGTGTTCTTGAGGTAATTAAAACCTTCGAGCAGGTAACTGGGTGTACTGTGCCCTTTTATTTTGAAGCACGCCGTGCAGGCGATATCGCGGTATGCTTTGCAAACCCGAACAAAGCATTCGAACAATTTGGTTGGCGGGCATCATTCAGCCTTGCTGATATGTTGGCGGATGCCTGGCGCTGGCAGCAGCAACACCCCAAAGGCTATAAGGCGTCATGA
- a CDS encoding sugar transferase, with protein MIKRLFDIVASTIGLLLLAPVIAAVAFQIRRKLGSPVLFRQVRPGKDGKPFEMIKFRTMRDAVDKDGNPLPDSERMTPFGSFLRAASLDELPELWNVLKGDMSLVGPRPLLMEYLPLYSKEQYRRHEVRPGITGWAQVNGRNTISWEERFKLDLWYVDNRSFWLDLKIMYLTVKKVLVRDGVTAEGEATMSKFTGSDK; from the coding sequence ATGATCAAGCGTCTTTTCGATATTGTCGCGTCCACCATTGGCCTGCTACTGCTTGCCCCCGTGATCGCTGCAGTCGCCTTCCAGATCCGCCGCAAACTTGGCTCTCCTGTTCTGTTCCGCCAGGTGCGCCCCGGCAAAGACGGCAAGCCCTTTGAAATGATCAAATTCCGTACCATGCGTGATGCCGTAGATAAGGACGGCAACCCGCTGCCGGACTCGGAGCGGATGACGCCTTTCGGGTCTTTCCTGAGAGCGGCCAGTCTGGATGAGCTGCCAGAGCTGTGGAATGTACTCAAGGGCGATATGAGCCTGGTTGGGCCTCGGCCTTTGCTGATGGAGTACCTGCCGCTTTACTCAAAAGAGCAATATCGACGCCATGAGGTGCGCCCCGGCATTACCGGGTGGGCGCAGGTGAATGGTCGTAACACAATCAGCTGGGAAGAGAGGTTCAAGCTTGATCTGTGGTATGTGGATAACCGCTCGTTCTGGCTCGATCTGAAGATCATGTATTTGACGGTTAAGAAAGTACTGGTTAGGGACGGAGTCACAGCTGAAGGTGAGGCGACCATGTCAAAGTTTACGGGAAGTGACAAGTGA